acaaggtccctacacaaacctcatgtgttgagaacctaacactttatcacaggaaaacataataTCTAAACTTAttaagaattcacaaagttaaAATACCATAAATTATACCTATGATcaccccggcactggttccaccagtctctgcagtcgtgtaaacctgtggcgcctgctcaaaCCGTGcaacctgctgccctcccggctgcacctgttgcaatgctgccactgccaccggctgcaacttgggacacaagggccgcTGTCGTCAGGGCACTCCttttgggacaactagcaaccttgtgatccttgctcccacaactaGCAACTAGcttcccacctcctcttggttccctgcgcaggcttaccgcccctgctagaaccccCTGCTGATGAGctttactaggctgaactgctggaccaGCCGCCACTGACTATGCCCGAATATCCTCCTCAAttcctgctgcagtctcaaccatcTCTGCACGCGTaacataactccgccctctacagtgaaccctcaaaacATCACGTAGGACCCtaaaaaacctcctgatctgagcctcctcagactccatagcccgacccccataacatagaagtcgactgaactccaagtctagCTCCCGTACTGACCGcatcccctgagacaactgaaggaactgcacctccaatgCCTCTCTtggaaagtacttgcggttgaactcccccatgaagtcaacccaagtcatctcccgctgcactctcctagcagccactgatctccaccacaactcagcatcaccaatcaagtgGTGAACTCATATGTTCACCCAAAattcctcaggacatctcagagtatggaaattacgttccacactcgtcttccacgcatctgcagcagtaggatctgtaccacccgaaaattGCGCGGTCacgagacccttcatctccttgagcatggacaaataacgtccatgtgctctCGCATCCgtagccactggctgccgctcctccgccaccactgggggcacaacctgagcctgagccagTACCACTgttggcaaccgctccaacaactgtgctagcaaagccgtaaagtcagcaccagggactccacccattgggactcccacacccgcgaccctagcatcaccgaccactggagcatcaacatcgccccctcctgccaccctcagctgtcatactctggtcctcggtctcactaaccactgggactttGCTCCTACCAcaaccacgtccgcgtccacaaccacgtccgcgtccacgaccagcaacagcatcctctctaaccatatgcactaccatgaacagaaggttAAGCACGCAattatacataacacaaaaacatatactcacCGTTGAaccacactgtaggctcgaagaggatgttctaggactccatgccacacacaattgactaactcacataatcaatcaagacatgcagtcccaaacatcacaacagaaacctagtgatcCCAAACCTataaccgtaagggctctgataccaaactgaaacgacccgacccatttttttttttaaataataaataataataataaataaactacaactaattgatttttaaataataataataaataaactacaatactaaaatatatttaaataattttaagatactgaatataaaatattttaaaagtttgaaaaggttttAGATTCtgactgccaaaaaaaagaggagCGTGTAAGAGCAATGAACCTGATCGTCCTTGGCCGACCATCTTCCTTAGACGCACACATTGTGATGCTACAtcatacacctaaatattattgtttaaagttttaactattattgttcccctctaatatttattatattatttatttatgtgtgactCAGGATAATTAACCAGTATCTTAGGCGGAAAAAAGTAAATAGTAAGTACATTCAATAttggattaactatatatatatatatatataatctattataattgccaaaatgtttaatgactataggttgttttatatagaaatatgttcatctataaaacgatagttgtttgtattatatattcatttacaatatttcctttatgaaaatagatatattctttttaatatgaatatataactgagttttgattcgagtaaataaaatatgtgataattttctgtttagttatattcaaatttgagaggattggtAATTATCTTACTGATTGACTGAgtagtaatattaatattcattttatgaagtaaaaattgattttggagatagaaatatgtttgagttatgataaaaaagataagaaaaattaatttaaatgaatttaaacaaagCATTATGTCATAAGAAAGgtcctcaattaatatttttagtatttgtaatttattatatgattatttaagaaatttattgtgttttatacaatgtattcataattttatcatttaaaacaaaacaaaaagaaagaaattttaaaatataatcatttacatatcatatttgacaacaagagAATAAGTTGTAATGGttcaaaaaatatacaaaaatatgattgtaaggttaagaagagaagacacgaCTGTAGATTGCATTTATTCATCTTTcagaatttaaaaatatttacgaAAATTTACTACAAAAAGACACAGATAAAAGGTTACATTGAAAAGATGCGACGAATAAAAGCGAACAAAATAACAAGACTTCAATGTAATCTCATGGCAGTTAATcgttaaaatttgtttaatttgatgtgtATACTATGtagcattgataattatttatttaatcatatgtgaaagtaagattattttttaaagtatatttttcaaataaaatataaagaatttttcaaaaattttatgtttttgaaatttttattaaatagtttaacaATCTCAATTGTTTAATACCTAATTATTCTTAAGTGGTAACGAGTATAAACGagtattgtcaaaaaaaaaaaagtacgagtttatagtagttttttttttttttgtcgtcaagtTTATAGTAGTTGTTTATGTTGACCATtggttcttttttaattatccctcaatatgtgtttggtttttgttcaaaataatgtgtatttttctttaaaaaaattcgaataaaaacaacaatatacatttataaaaGGTTGTGTATTATCTCTTGTGCTTTGgatgttttttactttattttaaatgaGTCCATCGTATGATCTGAAAGTTGAGCGTGCGTATCTTTCATGAATTTCATATCTAGAAGACTAGAAGAGTCATCTATCACATCACAAGTCATATACCCATGCTTTTGGAAATGACAGTAGTTGTAGCTCTCTCTCATATTGCAAATTATTAGTGGTGGACTAAGTTGTAACTCATAAGACCAGCTAGCGTTTGTTTGTGGTGGATAAGTTTGTGATAGTCAGGCGGCCTCTCGTGGGGGCAGCCAATCTCTTTTCGTCTCTTCGTctttttccattcttcttctcGCGTGTAgttgtagaaagaaaaaaacaacaaatgcaAGCATCATCCAattataaaacaacaacaaaagaggtTTAGTTCAGTTTTCCATCTTTAAGTTAGCGTCAATAGTGATCGATCTGGAAATTTGTCTTTACTTGTGGTTATGACAATAAACTTGTAGTATATCAAACTACAGATATTAAAAGGGTCGACGAGAGCGCTGTGAATAATAAGTTATGATTTGGCAACATTTTTGGCAAGATCATGTGGAGAGCACTAAAAGGCCTTCAACGGGAACCCTTCTTCAATACCTCTCTCCATTATCGCTTTctgttccaacaacaaaatatcaTCGCATTTTTGAGTGATTTCTTCCATCTTTGATTCACTCAAAAGAAAGTTGAACAAAACTGGACTAAACCTATGCTTTTAACTAAGGGTAATCAACGAAACAAGCTTTACCTGGATTACTTCAGTGATCATCCCAGGTCCTTCTTTAAACTTTTTCTCCTTCCACTGAATCTCCTCAGGTTTGTTACAAGCCAATGCTTCCAATGAACCAACTGGTACTTTAATCGTTCCTACATGCTGCAAAATCCTCAGACTACCTAAATCCAAAAGAGTTCTTGGGATGTTAAAATATACAAACACCACACAACATATAAAAAAAGTGTGTTCGGCCAAAACGTGTATGCGAGAAGATACAAAACAGATTTTGGATATCAAAACATCTACTTGTAATGAAGGCTTCTTCCCAAAGCTCACGGTCAGACCACGAGGGTGCTCTCTCGCGGTATGGAATCCCCTTGCTTAAACACACTCTGTCAAGAAAAAGCATTGGTCAGACCATAAACAGAGACTACTCTAATCAACACACTCTTTATAAAATTTCTTACTCGATGACAAGGTCTCTTATAACTCCTGGAAGCACACCATCAGTTATAGGNNNNNNNNNNNNNNNNNNNNNNNNNNNNNNNNNNNNNNNNNNNNNNNNNNNNNNNNNNNNNNNNNNNNNNNNNNNNNNNNNNNNNNNNNNNNNNNNNNNNNNNNNNNNNNNNNNNNNNNNNNNNNNNNNNNNNNNNNNNNNNNNNNNNNNNNNNNNNNNNNNNNNNNNNNNNNNNNNNNNNNNNNNNNNNNNAAAAAGCATTGGTCAGGCCATAAACAGAGACTACTCTAATCAACACACTCTTTAGAAAATTTCTTACTCGATGACAAGGTCTCTTATAACTCCTGGAAGCACACCATCAGTTATAGGTGCGGTCTGCACTTCAAACTCGCTCAAACTCCCGCCGTAGAGATTCTCAGATGACTTCTTCACCTAGAATGAGATCCAACGGTAAATCATGCAGtgggcaaacaaaaaaaaaaaatcaaacttctAAAATGCACGTAGAAGGTTCTTGTTTTCACAATTGTGATACTCATTTAAACAGAGACAAATAAACATCATATAATCACATTGGTGCTTGAACAAAAATATCAAGGGGAACAAAATTTGTTAGTACCCTGCGGCAAACAACGAAGAAGTTGGTGACGCAGCCCTCAAGCAAATGATCACCATCGTTTGACAAAAGAAGTTCAGTAGTCGAAAGAGGTCTAAACTTCTCCAGAGGCTTCCTCAGCCTGCCTAAATCACAAATCACATATacgaaagaagaaacaacaacaaaattcgGAGTAATCCAACacaagcttaaaaaaaaaaaccctgagCTATCAAGAATCGTGTTAAAATGAGCAACAAGCACACAATACCTAACCCAGTCTGAGTATTTAGCAGCAGCAACATCTCGACCACGACCAACCAAAGCCAAACTCGCCGCGTTTTCTCCAACACCTGAAGAGTATGCACCAATATGCAACGAAACATGGAGTGAATCAAGAACCTTTCTCTCCTCATCATCACAATTGTTcccatcatcatcttctaaCCTATTCAATTTCTCCACATTACCAGTGACAAGAACAGTAACCGCTAATTCTTCTCCATAACTACTTCTTCCACTTTCCTTGATCACAACAGACTTCAGGGCCTCGCTCATCGAACCATTGACTAGATCGTAAATACTCGAATAGGGAactggttgatgatgatgatgattcatccAAAACCGcggtgatgaggaggaggacCCAGAAGAACTGAACAAAAGATCGGGCTTTGAATTCAAAAGGATACGAATTGAGTTAGAGAGTCTCTTCATATGTCTCTCCCAGAACAAGAAACTAGTTCCATTGTTAATCGTTCTCGTCGTTGTATACGCACCTGTAGATATTTCTCAGTAAACCttaactaatcaaaaacaaaaattcaaactttcaCAGTCTTGATTGCGTACCCGTGTGCGATTCAAGGAAGGTAGTGACGGGGGGAGCCTCCAAAACGACACCGTTATGGTAGAGAAATCTGCAATTCGACATCTTTGCTTTGCTTCTCTCCCCTTCCTTGTGCTCTGGGGAAAgagaaggtttttaaaaggacaACAATCTCATACCTCCTTCACATTAAaacaaatttctcaaaaacccctcaataataaaaataaaaatgggatAGGGGCACAAGAAAATtaaatccatttaaaaaatggggaaaaacttctaaaacgacgccgtttagTATATGAATTAgggtttaagcttttttttttttccgatctCTCTGATTCTCaaagtcttctcttttctctgctGACGATCCTAGTTtagagaacccaaaaaaaaaaagatgagatctTTATTGGTTTTTAGAAAAATCTCTTCACGGCTTCGTCTTCGTTGCTTGAGAAACAGTAAACCCTTTTGTTCACTGTCTCAGTTTCCCAAAGAATCTGAGAATCCAAGTCAAGAAGAGCAGAGACTAGTTTACGGATCCACTCTAGTTACCTCCGAAGCGAGTCTTTTTCCTGCTAAGCCTGATCTGAAGGACGATGCATCTGTAATCGGAGTTCTTCTCAATCGCAGGAACAACCCAGAATCTGCTCTTCAGTTCTACAATTGGGCTAGACCATGGCGTGGAAGCTTTGAAGAGGGTGACCTCTTCTGGCTACTCATTCATATTCTTGTTAGTTCTCCTGATACCTGCGGACGCGCAAGCGATTTTCTCATACGGTACGTTTCCACGAGCAATCCAACCCCAATGCCAAGTGTTTCGTTCAGTAGTTTGGTGGATTCCGCGAAATTATTTGGCTTTGAAGTGAATTCACGAGCTTTTAATTACTTGTTGAATGCTTATTCCAAGAAGAGGCAAACGGATGATGCGGTGGATATACTCAGTCAGATGTTAGAACTAGGTGTGATTCCATTTGTTCCATATGTGAATAGGACCTTGAGTGCTTTAGTTCAAAGGAATTCGATAGCTGAAGCTAAGGAGCTATATAGTAGAATGGCTGCCATTGGTGTTGATGGTGATAATTGCACGACGCAGTTGTTAATGCGAGCTagtttgagagaagagaagccTGAGGAAGCTTTGGAGGCTTTTAGTAGAGCTATCGAGAGAGGAGCAGAACCGGATGATTTACTGTATAGTCTTGCTGTTCAGGCTTGTTGCAAGACGCTCAATTTGGCTAGGGCTAAGAGTTTATTGAGAGAGATGAAGGAGAAAAAGTTGTGTGTCCCCTCGCAGCAAACGTATACTTCTGTGATTGTGGCTTCCGTGAAGCAAGGTAACATGAAGGAGGCAGTTAGAATTAAGGATGAGATGGTGAGTGATGGGATACCGATGAATGTAGTTGCTGCAACGAGTCTGATCACGGGGTACTGCAAGATCAATGACTTGGGTAGTGCTTTGGAATTGTTTCATCAGATGGAAAAGGAAGGCCCCTCTCCAAACATCGTTACGTTTTCGGTTCTGATAGAGTGGTGTAGTAAGAACGGAGAAATAGATAAGGCGTTTGAGTTTTACAAGAAAATGGAAGGTTTAGGTCTTACTCTTTCTGTCTTTCATGTCCACGCAATAATTAAAGGGTGTTTGAAAGGCCAGAAAGAGGAAGAGGCACTGAAACTCTTTGACGAGTCTTTTGAAACCGGTCTTGCAAATGTGTTCATATGTAACAGTATATTATCTTGGTTATGCAAGCAAGGTAAGATAGACAAAGCCACAGAGTTATTGAGGAAGATGGAAACTAGAGGTCTTGAACCAGATGTAGTTTCTTACAATAACGTGATGCTTGCCCATTGCAGAAAAAAAGACATGGACTTGGCTCGTACTGTTTTTTCGAATATGCTGGAAAAGGGTCTAAAGCCGAATAACTACACGTATTCCATTCTGATTGATGGATGTTTCAAGAATCATGATAAAGAGAACGCTTTGGAAGTCATCAATCAAATGACTTCTTCCAGTAATGAAGTCAACGGGGTCGTATGCCAAACAATTATCAATGGTTTATGCAAAGTTGGTCAGACATCCAAAGCAAGAGAAGTGTTGGCAAATATGATCAAAGAAAAACGGTTTTGTGTTAGTTGCATGAGTTACAACAGCATTATAGATGGATTAATCAAAGAGGGTGAAATGGATTCTGCGGTTGCAGCTTACAAGGAGATGTGTGGCAATGGTGTTTCTCCAGACGTCGTTACTTATACCATCTTGATGAATGGGTTATGCAAAAATAACAGAATGGATCAAGCATTGGAAATGAGAGACGAAATGAAGAACAAAGGTGTTAAACTCGATATTACAGCTTATGGTGCTCTTATCGATGGGTTCTGCAAAAAGAGTAACATGGAAGGCGCATCTGCTCTGTTCTCTGAACTCATTGAAGAAGGATTGAGACCAAGCCAACCTGTTTACAACAGCTTGATATCTGGATATCGTAACCTGGGGAACATGGCAGCTGCGCTTGATTTGTACAAGAAAATGTTGAAAGACGGTGTACGATGTGATCTTGGTACATATACAACACTGATTGATGGATTGTTGAAAGAAGGAGATTTGATCCTCGCCTCTGATTTGTACACAGAAATGCAGGCGGTGGGTATTGTCCCTGATGAAATCATGTACACAGTCATTGTAAACGGTCTTAGCAAGAAGGGACAGTTTGTGAAAGTGGTTAAGATGTttgaggagatgaagaagaataatGTGACTCCAAATGTTCTTATCTACAACACGGTGATTGCAGGACATTACAGAGAAGGAAATCTCGATGAGGCTTTTAAACTTCACGATGAGATGCTTGACAAGGGTATTCTACCCGATGGTGCTACATTTGATATTCTAGTTAGTGGGAAAGTCGGAAAATTTCAACCTACGCGTGCAGCAAGTTTGTAGTCTGGCGAAACCTTGCCACGTTATTGACCGATGAGTTAGAGTTAGCTTTGGCTTTCCGTGAGACCCGTTAAATCTGACTACTTAAGGTGTGCACTATTTCAATCTGCACGGTTTTAGTATGGATGTTATTCATGAAAGAGGGAGACTTTTAAACA
The sequence above is drawn from the Camelina sativa cultivar DH55 chromosome 4, Cs, whole genome shotgun sequence genome and encodes:
- the LOC104781369 gene encoding pentatricopeptide repeat-containing protein At3g54980, mitochondrial-like, which encodes MRSLLVFRKISSRLRLRCLRNSKPFCSLSQFPKESENPSQEEQRLVYGSTLVTSEASLFPAKPDLKDDASVIGVLLNRRNNPESALQFYNWARPWRGSFEEGDLFWLLIHILVSSPDTCGRASDFLIRYVSTSNPTPMPSVSFSSLVDSAKLFGFEVNSRAFNYLLNAYSKKRQTDDAVDILSQMLELGVIPFVPYVNRTLSALVQRNSIAEAKELYSRMAAIGVDGDNCTTQLLMRASLREEKPEEALEAFSRAIERGAEPDDLLYSLAVQACCKTLNLARAKSLLREMKEKKLCVPSQQTYTSVIVASVKQGNMKEAVRIKDEMVSDGIPMNVVAATSLITGYCKINDLGSALELFHQMEKEGPSPNIVTFSVLIEWCSKNGEIDKAFEFYKKMEGLGLTLSVFHVHAIIKGCLKGQKEEEALKLFDESFETGLANVFICNSILSWLCKQGKIDKATELLRKMETRGLEPDVVSYNNVMLAHCRKKDMDLARTVFSNMLEKGLKPNNYTYSILIDGCFKNHDKENALEVINQMTSSSNEVNGVVCQTIINGLCKVGQTSKAREVLANMIKEKRFCVSCMSYNSIIDGLIKEGEMDSAVAAYKEMCGNGVSPDVVTYTILMNGLCKNNRMDQALEMRDEMKNKGVKLDITAYGALIDGFCKKSNMEGASALFSELIEEGLRPSQPVYNSLISGYRNLGNMAAALDLYKKMLKDGVRCDLGTYTTLIDGLLKEGDLILASDLYTEMQAVGIVPDEIMYTVIVNGLSKKGQFVKVVKMFEEMKKNNVTPNVLIYNTVIAGHYREGNLDEAFKLHDEMLDKGILPDGATFDILVSGKVGKFQPTRAASL
- the LOC104781368 gene encoding uncharacterized protein LOC104781368; this encodes MSNCRFLYHNGVVLEAPPVTTFLESHTGAYTTTRTINNGTSFLFWERHMKRLSNSIRILLNSKPDLLFSSSGSSSSSPRFWMNHHHHQPVPYSSIYDLVNGSMSEALKSVVIKESGRSSYGEELAVTVLVTGNVEKLNRLEDDDGNNCDDEERKVLDSLHVSLHIGAYSSGVGENAASLALVGRGRDVAAAKYSDWVRLRKPLEKFRPLSTTELLLSNDGDHLLEGCVTNFFVVCRRVKKSSENLYGGSLSEFEVQTAPITDGVLPGVIRDLVIEVCLSKGIPYRERAPSWSDRELWEEAFITSSLRILQHVGTIKVPVGSLEALACNKPEEIQWKEKKFKEGPGMITEVIQKAIMERGIEEGFPLKAF